One window from the genome of Mucilaginibacter ginsenosidivorans encodes:
- a CDS encoding DUF1896 family protein, with amino-acid sequence MDNMKTLLIGKLHSYMLQQHTDLLIALQEEHRLSHYLSAKVDSVSSLIEQLQTEGRPAYVVEALCLEELTHDLRPSRFSWMRELLEAEFPEALRRMERSGVLTYELINLIGACEPIFEVFRFGEETEDNVQLRYAVMGMIAEYLDQ; translated from the coding sequence ATGGACAATATGAAAACCCTTTTGATCGGCAAGCTGCATAGTTATATGCTCCAGCAGCACACCGACCTGCTCATCGCCCTGCAGGAAGAACACCGTCTCAGCCATTACCTCTCGGCCAAGGTCGATTCCGTAAGCAGCCTCATCGAACAGCTGCAGACCGAAGGCCGACCTGCCTATGTCGTCGAAGCGCTCTGCCTCGAAGAACTCACCCACGACCTGCGCCCCTCCCGCTTCAGCTGGATGCGCGAGCTGCTGGAAGCCGAATTTCCCGAAGCCCTGCGCCGGATGGAACGCAGCGGCGTCCTTACCTACGAACTCATCAACCTGATCGGGGCTTGTGAGCCCATTTTCGAGGTCTTCCGGTTCGGGGAAGAAACCGAAGACAACGTCCAGCTCCGCTATGCTGTCATGGGCATGATCGCCGAATACCTGGACCAGTAA
- a CDS encoding DUF4134 domain-containing protein yields the protein MKTCKRTLRGKALKTGLLAVFFASLSLLANGQDGNAGIEQANTQVRSYFESGTSLMYAIGAILGLIGAVKVYSKWNAGDQDTSKVAAAWFGSCIFLVVVATIIKSFFGL from the coding sequence ATGAAAACGTGTAAAAGAACATTGCGGGGCAAAGCCCTGAAAACCGGCCTGCTGGCTGTTTTTTTTGCCAGCCTGAGCCTCCTCGCCAACGGCCAGGACGGCAACGCGGGCATCGAACAGGCGAACACCCAGGTCAGGAGTTATTTCGAGAGCGGAACCAGCCTGATGTATGCCATCGGCGCCATCCTCGGCCTGATCGGTGCCGTCAAGGTTTATTCCAAGTGGAACGCCGGTGACCAGGACACCTCCAAAGTGGCCGCTGCCTGGTTCGGCTCCTGCATCTTCCTGGTCGTGGTCGCCACGATCATCAAATCCTTTTTCGGCCTCTAA
- a CDS encoding Crp/Fnr family transcriptional regulator, with product MQIDHLLQTLNFIRPLSGRLQDRLGECLREERLPKKHLLQRQGETCRKIYFIAEGMARAYYLTGKQKECTTWFMREGDVMISVFSFFTQQPGEENIELLEDCRLQSISWTQLQGIYADFPEFNYHGRVLTEKYYIESEHRAMLLRNATAAERYALLLKTHPDIIRRVPLWMIASHINVSHEALSRIRGQLSHG from the coding sequence ATGCAGATCGATCACTTACTACAGACCCTTAATTTTATCAGGCCCCTGTCGGGCCGGCTCCAGGACCGGCTGGGGGAATGTCTCCGGGAAGAGCGCTTGCCCAAAAAACACCTGCTGCAGCGGCAGGGCGAAACCTGCCGTAAAATCTATTTTATCGCCGAGGGGATGGCGCGGGCCTATTACCTTACCGGGAAGCAGAAAGAATGTACAACCTGGTTCATGCGGGAAGGGGATGTGATGATCTCCGTGTTCAGTTTCTTTACGCAGCAGCCGGGAGAGGAAAACATCGAACTGCTGGAAGATTGCCGGCTGCAGAGTATCAGCTGGACGCAGCTACAGGGGATTTATGCGGATTTTCCGGAGTTTAACTACCATGGCCGTGTGCTGACGGAAAAATATTACATCGAGAGCGAGCACCGGGCGATGCTGCTCCGCAACGCGACGGCAGCGGAACGCTACGCGCTGCTGCTGAAGACGCACCCGGATATTATCCGGCGCGTGCCTTTATGGATGATCGCTTCGCACATCAATGTGAGCCATGAGGCGCTGAGCCGGATTCGCGGGCAGCTATCCCACGGGTGA
- a CDS encoding DNA/RNA non-specific endonuclease, which produces MIKRLITISLCSWMSTAVAQDTVTIVHHRYITTFDTVLHYPVKVHWILNAADVCPAGKPRHVNRTNDFRPDAALPGPTDLQPFYHAIVKNYDRGHNMDAADNACSTADMHECFYFSNMTAQARHLNEITWERLEVHTRAMATRFGTVEVWCGSYGKKKQSGPMTIPSRCWKIIRYHHTIEAYIFPNTSTVSKKKYTQYKSTVSQIRAGSHLALTEITD; this is translated from the coding sequence ATGATAAAAAGACTGATCACCATTTCCCTGTGTTCCTGGATGAGCACCGCCGTCGCCCAGGACACCGTCACGATCGTCCACCACCGCTATATCACCACCTTTGATACCGTGTTACACTACCCCGTGAAAGTACACTGGATCCTCAACGCTGCGGATGTCTGTCCCGCAGGGAAGCCCCGCCATGTTAACCGGACCAATGATTTCCGGCCCGACGCGGCATTGCCTGGACCAACAGATTTGCAGCCCTTTTACCACGCCATCGTTAAAAATTATGACCGCGGCCACAACATGGACGCGGCAGATAACGCATGCAGTACCGCCGATATGCACGAGTGTTTCTATTTTTCGAACATGACCGCCCAGGCCAGGCATCTGAATGAAATCACCTGGGAAAGGCTGGAAGTTCATACCCGCGCTATGGCGACCAGGTTCGGAACGGTCGAAGTATGGTGCGGCAGTTATGGCAAAAAAAAACAAAGCGGTCCCATGACCATCCCTTCCAGGTGCTGGAAAATCATCAGGTATCACCACACTATTGAAGCTTATATCTTTCCCAATACCTCCACCGTCAGCAAGAAAAAATACACCCAATATAAAAGCACCGTGTCGCAAATACGGGCCGGCTCCCATTTAGCATTGACTGAAATAACAGATTAA
- a CDS encoding SOS response-associated peptidase: MCYYNGQKVSHDEFIRLKILEKAACDFNFLDKDLSVGFSYDLNAVIVPVPGQNDFDIVQMEWGFIPGYLRTRQDVKNMRFGYKDAKGQYRPPITTLNAIGEEVIKPGKMFREAGLHRRCLVLSSGFFEWRHVFPINQRTGELLKKSVTYPYYITLKDKSYFYMAGIWQPWVDKETGEMVNTFAIVTTAANKLMEQVHNTKKRMPTILDDELAYEWIFGDLTEERITELATTQYPAELMTACTIEKEFRQSLEPTKAFEYEDLPALELHI, encoded by the coding sequence ATGTGTTATTACAACGGTCAAAAGGTTTCGCACGATGAGTTTATCCGGCTCAAGATTTTGGAAAAAGCTGCGTGCGATTTTAATTTTCTCGATAAAGACTTATCGGTAGGGTTTAGTTATGATTTGAATGCGGTGATAGTACCCGTGCCGGGGCAAAACGATTTTGATATTGTGCAAATGGAATGGGGCTTTATCCCAGGCTACCTGCGTACCCGGCAGGATGTAAAAAACATGCGTTTTGGCTATAAAGATGCCAAAGGCCAGTACCGCCCGCCAATTACTACACTAAACGCCATTGGCGAAGAAGTAATAAAACCCGGCAAAATGTTCCGCGAGGCTGGACTGCACAGGCGCTGCCTGGTACTTTCATCGGGCTTTTTTGAGTGGAGGCATGTTTTCCCGATAAACCAGCGTACCGGCGAACTGCTGAAAAAGTCGGTTACCTATCCGTACTACATTACGCTAAAGGATAAAAGCTATTTTTACATGGCAGGCATCTGGCAGCCCTGGGTTGATAAAGAGACGGGCGAAATGGTAAACACTTTTGCCATTGTAACTACTGCGGCCAACAAGCTGATGGAACAGGTGCATAACACCAAAAAGCGTATGCCGACCATTTTGGACGACGAACTGGCTTATGAATGGATTTTTGGCGACCTGACCGAAGAACGAATAACCGAGCTGGCTACTACACAGTACCCGGCCGAATTGATGACAGCCTGTACCATCGAGAAAGAGTTCAGGCAATCGCTTGAGCCTACAAAGGCGTTTGAGTATGAAGATCTGCCGGCACTGGAGTTGCATATCTGA